In the genome of Ictalurus punctatus breed USDA103 chromosome 3, Coco_2.0, whole genome shotgun sequence, the window TTATCAGAATAAGAGATCCGTCTTAAGATCatgtttttattacatattttattacatcTCTGTGGTTCTTACTAACAGTCACAGGGGGGTTTGGCTGAATCTGCTTTGATGCAGACATCTTATAAGGGTGCATAGATGGTACTCATTAGCACCCTTTTGAAGCCCAAAATAAGAAAAGACATATGCGGTTAAACCCTTTTTCCCATAGCAGTGATGTACCTCCAGTGGGATCTCATACAATGtgagtaataaaatacattttctttagcTCATATTAATATGTGGAAAATATTAGCATAAAAGTATGAACTGAGGGTATTTTATTAAGTAAGAGTGTGAGGTACAGAATCTTTGTATCCTTGAAGACCACTAGAAAAACAGACGAATGTTCTGCCACTATTGTGGGTTGTGTTTGTTTCCTTGGGAggttttataatgataatgattataCTTGGATGATGCAATTGGCATGCCATAAAGGATGGCCATTGTaagcagtggctgctgggaagcCTTTTCCAAACAGCCATCATTGGGAATGTGCACAGGAAACACTGTGCCACTGACCGTGGCAGAAAAATGCCAAGAAAAATGGAATGCACATAATCATGGgtctctgaggtgtgtgtgtgtgggttttagGACATTAATCACTCTTCTGTTTGTTTGCACAGAAGGGAGGGTTGCAGGTTGCCCTTTTGCATTCATGGGCAACACAGAACAACATCAGTGAGTGCATGCAGCAGTCAGCCAATTTCACACCACTGAATACAATTGTAGCATGATATAATTTGAATAAGTTTTTCATGGGGGCTTAAGTCATGGTGCATCTTTTGCATattgttatagatttttgttCATGTACTTGTAAAATCTACCTTTTTTGGAAAGTAGAGGATACCATGCAAATGGTGATCCAGAAGACCATTCAGGAGTCATGTTTGGAAGTGCTGCCTGGAATACACTGATCTTGTCTGCCCTCGCATCCAGAGCAGTTGTGGTGTTTTGTGGGCCACTAGCTGAGCTAAACTGTATGATCAGAGATTTTTCCTTGCCTGTCTCCCATGAATCAATAAGCCCCAGTTGGCCTCATCCAATCCAAGGCAGCAGTGTAACATTCATGTCCTAGTTGCCtaaccccctccccccttttttttttgttgtttttttgcttctttttagtTACACTCTAGTTTCACTAGCCGTCTATTATATGTTGGAGACACTGGGTGTTTTTGAATATAAGGAACCCTTGGAATTGCGTCCTTATGAAATTGTCTTCACAAGGATGAATGGTAGATGCATCTACTTTATCAGCTCATTCAGATTTCAGGGAACAGGTATAGAGAATTTCCTGACTACATAACTCATCTTAAGATCATGTAAAATGATGATTGATAACACTCAGATCTTGTTGTGGATAAACTTGTAAAGGTTGTGTTGAGCTTAAACTGTAGATGATAAGTACAGACATACAGAAGCTTATGAAATATTGAATAATGATTACTGAAACCAGGACACTACAATCTCCATCAAAATACATTCCAGTTACAATAAATTTTGGATGCCAGATTACTTTCTTCTCATTGTAAGATGTCAGTAACAGCTTATTGGGGGGAAGTTAATGTGTGCTTGTTTATGGACATAATGACAGTCTATGTTTAACGTTATTTTACACACTATCATTTTTCAATCTGTATGTGTTTATTGTCTAAGGGCAATGATCTTGTTTGTGAAATCTGTATTTGTCTTTTGCTGACTTGCTTTCTAGTTACCATATGAACTGCAGGAGATGGTGAATAAGCACATGAAGAGCAGTCTGCCTGACAAGACCCAGAGCCCTCAAGGAGCCCATGGCCAGGACCCAGACACACTGAGCCTGACACAAGCTGATGTGGTGCCCACCTCTGTCATTGCCCGGGTACTTGAGAAACCTGAACCACTTGTTCTCAACTCTGCTCAGTCCAGCAGCAGTGGCCGGCCAGTGGCTGAGGATGTGTTTGTCCATGTGGATATGACTGGATCCCAAAACGAGAGTGCTGGCCGAGAGAATGGTGGTCCTGGACAGACTAGGCTTAGCACCTGTACTGGTTCTGATCAGTCGCATCTTAATGGTATGTTCCGTAGTCCAGATGGCCAGTCTGCTGACAGTGGAGCAGCACCCTCCTTTGAGAAGCTGAACCCCTACCCtacacctcctcctccacatcCACTCTACCCTGGTCGCAAAGTGATTGAGTTCTCCTCTGATGATAAGGTAAAGATCCCTAAGAACAGCCCACTGCCTAATTGCACATATGCCACACGCCAGGCTATATCCCTCAGCCTGGTACAAAATGAAGAGGAGGTTGGAGAACGGCAACGTACTGTCCCCAACAGCCCTGCAGTGTCTGATGGAGGTTGGCGTTCTGGGACCTCCTCATCTTCAGGTGGAGGGCATGCATCGCACCCTCAGCAGAGTGATTTCACTGACCCTTTGTCTAGCCAGTCAAGTCCCTTCAGCAGCCCACCACAGCCTCCGAGTGCCTTTGCCAGCTCAGGTAGCTCTGAGGAAGACTTGCTCACCAACTGGCAGCGAATGTTTGTGGAGAAGATCGCACCATCCTCAGAAGGCACCCTGGTTAACCGCACCTCCTTCAGCAGTGAAACAGTAAAGGAACTCCAGAGGAGTCGCAGCAGCAAGTCAGGTAGAGGAGCTTCAGACCGAGGGATCTTGCGTGGAGCCTACTCTGATGGAGAAGAGGGCTCCTCTACTCAAAGTTGGACGGCCAGCAGAGAGTCCAGCCTGGATACTGATACAAGCAGCATTGCAGACCTGCGCACCAAAAGGGGTGAGTATGGTGCTACCTTTTCGCAAGAGGAGAGTGAGCAATTGCTGATGGCTCTTGACAATGATGATGGTGCTAGTGCCGACACGATGGTCATGGTGGAGTCCAGCCCAGCCTCTGCCAAGCAGCAGGAGTTTGCTGAAGATGGTGGTTCTGTAGGCAGCCCAGCCGAAGAACGAGACATCCTTCCACAGGACTTTCCCATCGTCAGCCCCAGGGTCCTCGCCGGCTTGGAGGATTACACAGAAAAACCTCCATCTCACCACCACCAGAGTGGCTCCACCCGCCCTCAGAAGAGCCCCAAAAGGATGGGGGTCCATCACCTGCACAGGAAGGACAGTCTTACCAGGGCTCAAGAGCATGGAAACCTGCTGGACTGAGAAAGTGGCTAGCCCCTTGCTCCTAATTCACCTACAGTGCTCTTCTGCTTGTTACATCACAAGTCTTACCAGGCCACAAAGGGAAGCAGGAATCACATTGGTGATTGATCAGTTAATACCCAAGGCTGCTTTTTTATAGGTTATTACTGTAACACTTGAGCCACTTCGCAGAAGCCAGAGGTTCACTTGGTTGTGATATTTATAGTACAGATTAAGGTGGTCATCATACCTTTTAAGAAGTCTGATGTACTTCAATCATCCTTTACGAATGTGAGAGTATGTAAGAAGTAATTTTTTTCCATGctccaacatcttcaggacatcTTAAAGCTGTGGTGTAAATTTTGAGAAGAATACAGGATATAGCCATATAAAGACACCTCTGTATTTGGCCAATGTATTGTAATGGGGGACAGCCAGATGAAATAGCACTGTAACCTGTTGCTGTAAGGTACTAGAATACCACTGAAATGGAAGCAAAGACCCCTTTTTTATTGAAGGGTTTCAAAGTGAAAGCTGTGTGTGTAATCTTTAGTGAGTATCTCTAAAGATTAAAGAATGGGATGGTGCTCTAGACTGAGATCCAGATACTGTTGTATGGTTTGGATTATGCAGGTTTCATGGGATCCAGTGGATTTTAATCTTTCAGTGCCTAACCCTTTGTAATGACTAATGTTTTCCCCTAACCCTTTAAAAAGTATTGGTCCTTATGTCTACTTTCAGTTCATGTCAGAATTAAGAATTCCATTCCACCGCACATCTATGGCAAACATCTTTTCATCGAGCTGCCATAGAAATTTATGATCCAAatttttgagggtttttttttttttttttttttttttttttttacactaatattttatttagatcTCAACAAATATTCTgatttaatataaattatatccATTAGATTTTCCATGATGTTTTAGTTCTTGGCATGTGGTTATGGTCCATAAAAGGATTTCTTGTTAACTCCCACTTCACAATGAGAATTTGTGGAATTAGAATTGGATGTCTTGTATAACTACTGCGTATTTTTTTAGATGACGTGGACAAAAACCCCATAGCTAAAAGGAATGCCACTATGATTATTTAGCTGGGTTTAGCATTAATCTtattttgttt includes:
- the tjap1 gene encoding tight junction-associated protein 1, whose product is MTSAAPARKPYRKAPPQHRETRHNQPMFREDLSGSPTATCDSPAPAQHAPSQESLSDADKIKILQQQNEDLRHHLTHTTHKMEAMEEEFESRRHYMQTEMGRTRDDLEKMKDKFRRLQNSYTASQRANQDLEEKLHALLRKVERDKKTMDQEIVELTNKLVDAKNTIDKLEELNERYRQDCNLAVQLLKCNKSHFRNHKFADLPYELQEMVNKHMKSSLPDKTQSPQGAHGQDPDTLSLTQADVVPTSVIARVLEKPEPLVLNSAQSSSSGRPVAEDVFVHVDMTGSQNESAGRENGGPGQTRLSTCTGSDQSHLNGMFRSPDGQSADSGAAPSFEKLNPYPTPPPPHPLYPGRKVIEFSSDDKVKIPKNSPLPNCTYATRQAISLSLVQNEEEVGERQRTVPNSPAVSDGGWRSGTSSSSGGGHASHPQQSDFTDPLSSQSSPFSSPPQPPSAFASSGSSEEDLLTNWQRMFVEKIAPSSEGTLVNRTSFSSETVKELQRSRSSKSGRGASDRGILRGAYSDGEEGSSTQSWTASRESSLDTDTSSIADLRTKRGEYGATFSQEESEQLLMALDNDDGASADTMVMVESSPASAKQQEFAEDGGSVGSPAEERDILPQDFPIVSPRVLAGLEDYTEKPPSHHHQSGSTRPQKSPKRMGVHHLHRKDSLTRAQEHGNLLD